One window of the Acaryochloris sp. CCMEE 5410 genome contains the following:
- the gatA gene encoding Asp-tRNA(Asn)/Glu-tRNA(Gln) amidotransferase subunit GatA: MASIQALHQELITKERSAQEITEAALETIHQLEPKLHSFLAITADQALAQAKQVDAKLAAGEEIGLLAGIPIGIKDNMCTKGIATTCGSKILQNFIPPYESTVTQKLAAAGAVMVGKTNLDEFAMGSSTENSAYQVTGNPWDMSRVPGGSSGGSAAAVAADECVVSIGSDTGGSIRQPAALCGVVGLKPTYGLVSRFGLVAYASSLDQIGPFGRTVEDAAILLQEIAGYDPQDSTSLKVEIPDYSKSLIPDLKGKKVGVITETFGEGLDSVVEKAVRKAIDQLAELGAEVQEISCPRFRYGLPTYYVIAPSEASANLARYDGVKYGYRTDDSEDLMSMYTNTRAEGFGAEVKRRIMIGTYALSAGYYDAYYLKAQKVRTLIKEDFEKAFESVDVLVCPTTPTTAFKAGEKTADPLSMYLSDLMTIPVNLAGLPGLSLPCGFDDQGLPIGLQIVGNVLREDQVLQAAYAYEQSTEWHKTSPKL, from the coding sequence ATGGCATCCATCCAAGCGTTGCATCAAGAGCTAATCACTAAAGAGCGATCAGCCCAAGAAATTACCGAAGCAGCCCTGGAAACCATTCATCAATTAGAACCCAAACTCCATAGCTTTTTGGCCATTACTGCTGACCAAGCACTCGCCCAAGCTAAACAGGTCGATGCTAAGTTAGCTGCGGGGGAAGAGATTGGTTTACTAGCGGGGATTCCCATTGGTATCAAAGATAATATGTGTACCAAAGGAATTGCTACAACCTGTGGGTCAAAAATCCTTCAAAACTTTATTCCCCCTTACGAGTCTACCGTAACCCAAAAATTAGCGGCTGCGGGGGCGGTTATGGTGGGTAAAACCAACCTGGATGAATTTGCCATGGGCAGCTCCACAGAAAACTCTGCCTACCAAGTCACGGGCAATCCCTGGGATATGTCCCGAGTACCGGGCGGATCCTCAGGGGGCTCGGCTGCAGCAGTAGCCGCTGATGAATGTGTGGTATCCATTGGCTCGGATACAGGTGGTTCTATTCGACAGCCAGCCGCCCTCTGTGGCGTAGTCGGCCTCAAGCCTACCTATGGTTTGGTGTCTCGCTTTGGCCTAGTGGCCTATGCCTCTTCCTTGGACCAAATTGGTCCCTTTGGTCGCACGGTCGAAGATGCTGCCATCCTTCTACAAGAAATCGCGGGCTACGACCCCCAAGACTCTACTAGCCTCAAAGTCGAAATTCCTGATTATTCCAAGTCTCTGATTCCTGACCTCAAAGGGAAAAAGGTGGGCGTGATCACCGAAACTTTTGGAGAAGGACTAGATTCAGTTGTAGAAAAGGCGGTGCGCAAGGCGATCGATCAACTAGCTGAACTAGGTGCTGAGGTGCAAGAGATCTCTTGTCCGCGCTTCCGCTATGGATTGCCGACTTATTATGTAATTGCCCCGTCAGAAGCCTCTGCGAACTTAGCCCGCTACGATGGCGTCAAGTATGGCTACCGCACCGATGACTCTGAGGATTTGATGTCCATGTACACCAATACTCGGGCAGAAGGGTTCGGCGCTGAAGTGAAACGCCGGATTATGATTGGCACCTATGCTCTGTCTGCAGGATATTACGATGCTTACTATTTGAAAGCTCAAAAAGTCCGCACGTTAATCAAGGAAGACTTTGAAAAGGCATTCGAGAGCGTGGATGTGTTGGTCTGTCCCACCACGCCAACAACCGCATTTAAGGCAGGAGAGAAAACCGCTGATCCCTTAAGCATGTATCTCTCGGACTTGATGACGATTCCTGTAAATCTAGCAGGGTTACCGGGCCTCAGCCTACCCTGTGGCTTTGATGACCAAGGGTTACCGATTGGTCTGCAGATTGTTGGTAATGTCTTGCGGGAAGATCAGGTACTACAAGCCGCCTATGCCTATGAGCAATCTACAGAATGGCACAAGACATCTCCCAAACTATAA
- a CDS encoding agmatinase family protein: MTTFDPNGVGLENGNLFGLPFDFDSAQIIVWGIPWEVTVSYGSGTAQGPAAILRESPQLDLYDFDHPGGWQQGICLAGIPDFIQVKNDVLKDKAQAVIEYTSQGHAVADSPPLMAALTEVNQECRHLNQWIYQQAQTVLAQGKKLVLLGGDHSIPLGYLQALAEQHSEFGILQIDAHSDLRQAYQGFEYSHASIMTNVLKLPQVTKLVQVGVRDVCAAEVETVTQSQGRIVTYYDPDLKTQLYQGTTWHSLCQEMVAHLPKQVYISFDVDGLDPKLCPHTGTPVPGGLELEAAFHLCRTIVLSGRSLIGCDICEVGDGVWDGNVGARILYKLCNLMGLSQP, encoded by the coding sequence ATGACGACCTTTGATCCTAATGGCGTGGGCCTAGAGAATGGCAATCTGTTTGGCTTGCCCTTCGATTTTGACAGTGCCCAGATTATTGTCTGGGGGATTCCCTGGGAAGTAACCGTTTCTTATGGTTCAGGAACGGCCCAAGGTCCAGCTGCGATTCTGCGAGAGTCCCCACAGTTGGATTTATACGATTTTGATCATCCAGGCGGGTGGCAGCAAGGTATTTGTCTGGCGGGCATTCCCGACTTTATTCAAGTTAAAAATGATGTGCTAAAAGACAAGGCTCAAGCTGTGATTGAGTATACTAGCCAAGGCCATGCGGTTGCCGATTCACCCCCTTTAATGGCAGCGCTCACGGAAGTGAATCAGGAATGTCGCCATCTTAATCAGTGGATTTATCAGCAAGCTCAAACTGTTCTGGCCCAGGGCAAAAAGCTGGTACTTTTAGGCGGGGACCATAGCATTCCCTTGGGCTATTTACAGGCACTAGCTGAGCAGCATAGCGAATTTGGCATTCTCCAAATCGATGCCCATTCCGATTTACGTCAAGCCTATCAGGGGTTTGAATATTCTCATGCATCGATTATGACCAATGTCTTGAAATTGCCCCAGGTCACGAAACTTGTTCAGGTGGGGGTGCGGGATGTCTGTGCGGCTGAAGTGGAAACCGTCACTCAATCCCAGGGACGAATTGTCACCTACTACGACCCAGACCTAAAAACGCAGCTTTATCAAGGGACGACTTGGCATTCCCTGTGCCAAGAGATGGTGGCGCATCTGCCGAAGCAGGTCTACATTAGCTTTGATGTGGACGGTTTAGATCCCAAGTTATGCCCCCATACGGGTACTCCAGTGCCGGGTGGCTTGGAGCTGGAAGCAGCTTTCCATCTGTGTCGAACGATTGTTCTCAGTGGGCGATCGCTTATTGGCTGCGATATCTGTGAAGTGGGTGATGGGGTGTGGGATGGCAATGTAGGCGCGCGGATTCTCTACAAGCTCTGTAATTTGATGGGGCTATCTCAGCCCTAG
- a CDS encoding ISAs1 family transposase (programmed frameshift), translating into MSHLIDTLKQVPDFRSAHGRIHPLWLLLLLMVMGMLAGYQGYRPLETFVSDYRQPLSELLGLESLEVPSHCTFRRVMKGLDFQALSHQFEAWMLSKAQTHSPDNYAASIDGKRIRQGLTDAKGKQRFVGLVSLFAVEAGITLKLEALTQEDNSEIKVVQALLETLQLDGLLITMDALHAQKTLEKIVASGNDYLVAVKSNQGRLYDHLQTYFECLKPMAEHIHSAQSRGRDEHRCIQVYEPVGIALQEWTAIRSVLCVQRWGTKQGKEYHNTAYYISSAATSPQHWQSLVREHWGIENRLHWPKDVVFGEDDYRLEDEQALLNWSVLRTIGINILRLNDYQSLKTAMTKLANRVDIIFSLLT; encoded by the exons ATGAGCCATCTAATCGATACTTTGAAGCAAGTCCCGGATTTCCGCAGTGCCCATGGCCGTATTCATCCGTTATGGCTGCTGTTGCTATTGATGGTGATGGGCATGCTTGCTGGATATCAAGGGTACCGTCCGTTAGAAACCTTTGTGAGCGATTATCGCCAGCCTTTAAGTGAGCTATTGGGGCTTGAGAGCCTCGAAGTTCCGTCTCACTGTACCTTTCGTCGAGTGATGAAGGGGCTTGACTTCCAAGCGTTGAGCCACCAATTTGAAGCATGGATGCTCTCGAAAGCCCAGACTCACTCTCCCGATAATTATGCAGCCTCCATTGATGGCAAACGGATTCGTCAGGGGCTGACAGATGCCAAGGGGAAGCAGCGTTTTGTGGGCTTGGTGAGTTTATTTGCGGTGGAAGCAGGCATCACCCTCAAGCTCGAAGCCCTCACTCAGGAGGATAATAGCGAAATCAAAGTCGTCCAGGCTTTGTTGGAAACCCTTCAACTCGATGGCTTGCTGATTACCATGGATGCCTTACACGCCCAAAAAACACTTGAGAAGATTGTGGCCTCGGGTAACGACTATCTTGTGGCGGTCAAATCCAATCAGGGAAGACTTTACGACCACCTCCAGACTTACTTTGAGTGTCTTAAACCCATGGCTGAGCACATCCACTCCGCCCAAAGTAGAGGACGAGATGAACATCGGTGTATACAGGTTTATGAGCCTGTCGGCATAGCCCTACAAGAATGGACAGCAATTCGCTCTGTGCTTTGTGTCCAACGATGGGGCACAAAGCAA GGAAAGGAGTATCACAATACGGCCTATTACATCAGTTCAGCTGCCACCTCACCCCAGCATTGGCAATCTCTGGTCCGAGAACATTGGGGCATTGAAAATCGGTTGCATTGGCCGAAGGATGTTGTTTTTGGCGAAGATGATTATCGACTCGAAGATGAACAAGCACTGCTCAATTGGTCAGTGCTTAGAACTATTGGGATTAATATCCTGCGGCTAAACGACTATCAATCCCTCAAAACCGCGATGACTAAGCTGGCTAATCGGGTCGATATTATTTTTTCGCTGCTAACTTAA
- a CDS encoding ABC-ATPase domain-containing protein produces the protein MTHHTHLVEQLQQLDGKGYKAYKVIRGSYDFPRFTLKIDRVQGDPFAKPSQCRVLIPQKIAGFPAALYANHSRAVGLRDFLTRQFHQLAQQRQRRSGTGNSGLIAITQPGPEILERTAAFIDDEQVELRFWVGLPARGRRIDGWQAADLLCEQIPQLVEGLLYAQLPIQHLQHHIDTQEDADWLRQQLSTQGLVAFVADGAILPRRSGIDRRPLDTATPFQSPASLRVEFHCPHQGVITGMGIPAGITLIVGGGYHGKSTLLKALELGIYNHIPGDGRELVVTNGDAVKIRAEEGRPVAGVDLSPFINHLPHQQNTTQFYTANASGSTSQAANIIEALELDAQVLLIDEDTTATNLMIRDRRMQSLIAKDQEPITPFIDQIRPLYEDRGVSSILVMGGSGDYFEVADTVIALTAYRPENVTEQAHGIAAQYPSDRTCEAGQPINTHQPRILRLKPSALEWKGRPAKVKVHELREIILGREAIDLSYVEQLVESGQLRAIAAAILYLHQSPPPDLIFSHGIRAILSHLAAEGLSALSSFPEGDFVAFRRFELAAALNRWRNLDLEN, from the coding sequence ATGACCCATCATACCCATCTGGTAGAGCAGTTACAGCAACTGGATGGCAAAGGCTACAAAGCCTATAAAGTCATTCGAGGTTCGTATGATTTTCCCCGATTTACCCTGAAAATTGATCGGGTACAGGGTGATCCATTCGCCAAACCCAGCCAATGTCGCGTCCTGATCCCCCAGAAAATCGCGGGCTTTCCAGCAGCGTTATACGCCAATCACAGTCGAGCCGTGGGACTACGAGATTTCTTGACTCGACAGTTTCACCAGTTAGCACAACAGAGGCAGCGTCGTTCAGGGACTGGCAATAGTGGCTTGATTGCGATTACCCAGCCGGGTCCAGAAATCTTAGAACGGACTGCAGCTTTTATTGATGACGAGCAGGTCGAGCTGCGATTTTGGGTGGGCTTGCCTGCTCGGGGCCGCCGCATCGATGGGTGGCAGGCGGCTGATTTGCTCTGTGAACAGATTCCTCAGTTGGTGGAGGGCCTGCTATATGCTCAATTGCCAATACAACACCTTCAGCACCATATTGATACCCAAGAAGATGCTGACTGGCTGAGGCAGCAACTGTCTACTCAAGGACTAGTGGCCTTTGTCGCTGATGGGGCCATCTTGCCCCGTCGAAGTGGCATTGATCGGCGTCCTTTAGACACCGCCACACCCTTTCAATCACCGGCATCCTTACGGGTTGAATTTCACTGTCCCCATCAAGGTGTGATTACGGGCATGGGAATTCCTGCTGGCATTACCTTGATTGTCGGCGGTGGCTATCACGGCAAATCGACGCTGCTGAAAGCCCTAGAGCTAGGAATTTACAACCATATTCCGGGAGATGGCCGTGAGTTAGTCGTGACGAACGGAGATGCAGTCAAAATTCGGGCTGAAGAAGGACGCCCTGTGGCAGGGGTAGACTTATCTCCATTTATTAACCATCTGCCCCATCAACAGAATACGACCCAGTTTTATACAGCAAATGCCAGTGGTAGTACATCGCAAGCAGCCAATATTATCGAAGCTTTGGAGCTGGATGCCCAAGTGCTACTGATTGACGAAGATACTACTGCCACCAATTTGATGATTCGCGATCGCAGAATGCAATCCCTGATCGCCAAAGACCAAGAACCGATCACTCCATTCATCGATCAAATCCGCCCTCTGTATGAAGATCGCGGCGTTTCCAGTATTTTGGTGATGGGGGGGAGTGGGGATTATTTTGAAGTCGCTGATACGGTGATTGCTCTAACGGCGTATCGCCCTGAAAATGTGACAGAGCAAGCCCATGGGATCGCAGCCCAATACCCGAGCGATCGCACCTGTGAAGCGGGACAACCCATCAACACTCACCAACCTCGAATACTGCGACTGAAGCCATCAGCATTAGAGTGGAAAGGGCGACCTGCCAAAGTTAAAGTCCATGAGTTACGAGAAATTATTTTAGGTCGCGAAGCCATTGATCTAAGCTACGTTGAGCAGCTTGTGGAGTCAGGGCAACTGCGTGCGATCGCAGCCGCTATCCTTTATCTCCACCAGTCCCCACCGCCTGATCTAATTTTTTCCCATGGGATCCGAGCTATTCTGTCGCACCTCGCTGCAGAGGGTTTGTCTGCCCTCAGTTCTTTCCCCGAAGGTGATTTTGTCGCTTTTCGCCGATTTGAACTGGCAGCAGCCCTCAATCGTTGGCGGAACCTTGACCTAGAAAATTGA
- a CDS encoding ammonium transporter — translation MSKPINSRPKNLKRRKRLSPAWQLCMPMTAIVLLFWSVAAVAQEAAPPDPTATLTVGLDTVWVLLCAFLVFFMNAGFGMLETGFCRQKNAVNILAKNLIVFALATIAYWAIGFGLMFGDGSPVLGTAGWFVGGADNSPATGDAYEGIFSALNWTGVPLFAKFLFQLVFAGTAATIVSGAVAERIKFVSFLIFSLVLTGILYPISGHWIWGGGWLAGMGFWDFAGSTVVHSVGGWAAFVGAAFLGPRLGRYSQTGATAMPGHNMSIATLGCLILWLGWFGFNPGSTMGVGDGAAIAHVALTTNIAAAFGGVAATFTAWFYLGKPDLSMVINGILAGLVGITAPCAWVTVPWAAVIGLIAGVIVVFAVTIIDGMKIDDPVGAISVHCVCGVWGTLAVGLFSQGPDGLIYGEGGGPAKGLILGGGFEQMIPQIVGILAVGAFTLVTTAIAWAAIKAIAGLRVPEEEEIKGLDISEHGMEAYSGFLKEA, via the coding sequence ATGTCTAAGCCAATTAACTCGAGGCCTAAAAACCTCAAGCGCAGAAAGCGCTTATCTCCTGCTTGGCAGCTTTGCATGCCAATGACAGCAATAGTTTTATTATTTTGGTCCGTGGCCGCTGTTGCCCAAGAAGCAGCTCCCCCTGACCCCACAGCAACCCTCACCGTTGGGTTAGATACGGTCTGGGTACTGCTCTGTGCTTTTTTAGTCTTTTTTATGAACGCCGGGTTCGGCATGCTGGAAACGGGCTTCTGCCGTCAAAAGAATGCCGTCAATATCCTAGCCAAAAACTTGATTGTGTTTGCATTGGCCACTATTGCCTACTGGGCCATTGGTTTTGGCTTGATGTTTGGTGATGGCAGCCCCGTCTTAGGGACGGCTGGATGGTTTGTCGGAGGTGCTGATAATAGTCCTGCGACAGGAGATGCCTATGAAGGTATCTTTAGCGCTTTGAACTGGACGGGCGTTCCCCTCTTTGCAAAGTTCCTCTTCCAACTTGTGTTTGCTGGAACTGCAGCCACCATCGTGTCTGGAGCAGTGGCTGAGCGCATTAAGTTTGTCTCTTTCTTGATTTTTAGCTTAGTACTCACTGGCATTCTCTATCCCATCTCTGGTCACTGGATTTGGGGTGGCGGCTGGTTAGCAGGTATGGGCTTTTGGGACTTTGCCGGTTCTACAGTCGTCCACTCTGTCGGAGGCTGGGCAGCTTTCGTTGGTGCTGCGTTCCTTGGACCTCGGTTAGGTCGCTATTCTCAAACTGGGGCCACTGCTATGCCTGGTCACAATATGAGTATTGCCACCCTAGGGTGTTTGATTCTGTGGTTAGGATGGTTTGGCTTTAACCCAGGATCCACTATGGGGGTAGGGGATGGTGCTGCCATTGCTCATGTGGCCCTGACCACAAACATTGCGGCTGCTTTCGGTGGCGTTGCTGCAACTTTCACGGCTTGGTTCTACCTCGGCAAGCCTGATTTATCCATGGTCATCAATGGCATCTTGGCTGGATTAGTGGGCATTACGGCCCCTTGTGCTTGGGTGACGGTTCCTTGGGCTGCGGTGATTGGTCTGATTGCTGGGGTGATTGTTGTGTTTGCGGTCACTATCATTGATGGCATGAAGATTGATGACCCAGTGGGTGCCATCTCTGTTCACTGTGTTTGTGGTGTTTGGGGCACTTTGGCGGTCGGTCTATTTTCTCAAGGACCAGATGGTCTGATCTATGGCGAAGGAGGCGGTCCTGCAAAGGGTCTTATCCTAGGCGGTGGATTTGAACAAATGATTCCGCAAATCGTGGGGATCTTGGCTGTCGGTGCTTTCACGTTGGTCACAACGGCCATTGCTTGGGCTGCCATCAAGGCAATTGCTGGACTCCGGGTTCCTGAAGAAGAAGAAATCAAAGGACTCGATATCAGCGAACATGGCATGGAAGCCTACAGTGGCTTCCTCAAAGAGGCATAA
- a CDS encoding glycoside hydrolase codes for MTHPLYIAFIWHQHQPLYKSRVTGQYRLPWVRLHGTKDYLDLVLLLSRYPKLHQTVNLVPSLLMQIEDYVAGTAIDPYLEVATLPTEKLTPEQHQFIAQHFFDAHHQTLVDPHPRYSELFCQKQEKGQAWCLENWTAQDYGDLLAWHNLAWIDPLFWDDPDIARWLKQDRNFSLQDRKDIIEKQRQILSRIVPQHRQMQDDGQLEVMTTPYTHPILPLLADTDAGRVAVPHMDLPETQFQWPEDIPRHLKKGWEMYEERFGRSPRGLWPSEQSVSPSILPYVAKQGFDWLCSDEAVLGWTTHHFFHRDEYGNVFEPEILYQPYRLSTYEGDLSIVFRDHRLSDLVGFTYSAMQPEEAASDLVGHLHAIANTLIDRQPEEGTALAKPWLVTIALDGENCWEYYERDGIPFIESLYQKLSEIDDLKLVTVSEYLEQFPPQATLPTTKLHSGSWVDGSFTTWIGDPVKNRAWDLLTEARKTLEKHPEATEEQNPDAWEALYAAEGSDWFWWFGEGHSSNQDEIFDQLFREHLVALYQSLDEPVPEVLQYPLEEHQSTADHRPQSFIHPVINGVVDEQDWDHAGRITIAGSRGTMHRSSTIQRLWYGLDHLNFYMRFDFQVGKKPGVDSPPELHLLWFYPGQTMNNSLIPLGQVPDQSPLNYRYHHHLGINLTNHDIWLEEAADHNQWYGRSHRVQIGLDQCLEIAVPWSDLHLQPDWPLELVVVLSKHGEFVEHLPDNTLVPLQVP; via the coding sequence ATGACTCACCCGCTTTATATCGCCTTTATTTGGCATCAGCATCAGCCTCTTTATAAAAGCCGAGTCACCGGCCAATACCGACTTCCTTGGGTTCGGTTGCACGGGACTAAAGATTATTTAGATTTGGTCCTGTTGCTGAGTCGCTATCCTAAATTGCACCAAACGGTTAATTTAGTGCCATCGCTACTAATGCAGATTGAAGACTATGTAGCAGGGACTGCCATTGACCCTTATTTGGAAGTGGCGACTCTGCCTACAGAAAAGCTGACACCAGAGCAACATCAATTTATTGCCCAGCATTTCTTTGATGCCCATCACCAAACCTTGGTTGATCCCCATCCCAGATATTCTGAACTGTTTTGCCAGAAGCAGGAAAAAGGGCAAGCCTGGTGCTTAGAAAACTGGACGGCCCAAGACTATGGCGATTTATTGGCCTGGCACAATCTCGCCTGGATTGATCCCCTGTTTTGGGATGATCCGGATATTGCCCGCTGGCTTAAACAGGACCGCAATTTTAGTCTTCAAGATCGCAAAGACATTATCGAAAAGCAGCGTCAGATCCTCAGTCGCATTGTGCCCCAACATCGACAGATGCAGGATGACGGTCAGCTAGAGGTAATGACGACCCCCTACACCCACCCCATTTTGCCCCTGTTAGCGGATACCGATGCGGGACGAGTCGCGGTGCCCCATATGGATTTACCGGAAACTCAGTTTCAGTGGCCGGAAGATATCCCTCGCCATCTCAAGAAAGGATGGGAGATGTATGAGGAACGATTTGGACGCTCTCCCCGAGGGTTATGGCCGTCTGAGCAGTCTGTGAGTCCTAGTATTTTGCCCTATGTGGCCAAGCAAGGTTTTGATTGGCTGTGTTCCGATGAAGCCGTTTTAGGATGGACTACCCATCATTTCTTCCATCGGGATGAGTATGGCAATGTCTTTGAACCGGAGATTCTCTACCAGCCGTATCGCTTAAGTACCTATGAAGGCGATCTGTCGATTGTCTTTCGAGATCACCGATTGTCGGATCTCGTAGGCTTTACCTATAGCGCCATGCAGCCGGAAGAAGCCGCCTCTGATTTGGTGGGGCATCTGCATGCGATCGCAAACACCCTCATCGACCGCCAACCTGAAGAAGGCACCGCTCTGGCGAAACCCTGGCTGGTGACGATTGCCCTCGATGGCGAAAACTGTTGGGAGTACTATGAAAGGGATGGCATCCCTTTCATAGAGAGCCTCTATCAAAAGCTGAGTGAGATAGATGACCTCAAGCTCGTCACCGTCTCTGAATATCTGGAACAGTTCCCACCCCAAGCAACTCTGCCGACGACTAAACTCCATAGCGGATCTTGGGTGGATGGCAGTTTCACCACTTGGATTGGCGATCCCGTTAAGAATCGAGCCTGGGATTTATTGACCGAGGCGAGAAAGACCTTAGAGAAGCATCCTGAAGCCACAGAAGAACAGAATCCAGACGCTTGGGAAGCCTTATATGCCGCAGAAGGGTCTGACTGGTTTTGGTGGTTTGGTGAAGGACATTCTTCCAATCAAGATGAAATTTTTGATCAGCTTTTCCGGGAGCATTTAGTTGCCCTCTATCAATCCTTAGACGAGCCAGTCCCCGAAGTTCTGCAGTATCCTCTGGAAGAGCATCAGTCAACGGCGGATCATCGTCCCCAAAGCTTTATCCACCCTGTAATCAACGGTGTTGTGGATGAACAAGATTGGGATCATGCAGGCCGGATAACCATCGCGGGTTCCAGAGGGACCATGCATCGTAGTAGTACCATCCAGCGCCTTTGGTATGGGTTGGATCACCTGAATTTTTACATGCGATTTGATTTTCAGGTTGGTAAAAAACCGGGCGTTGATTCTCCCCCAGAACTGCACTTGTTGTGGTTCTATCCGGGACAAACGATGAACAATAGCCTCATCCCTCTGGGCCAAGTTCCTGATCAAAGTCCTCTGAACTACCGATATCACCATCATCTGGGCATTAATCTCACCAATCACGATATTTGGCTGGAAGAAGCAGCTGACCATAATCAGTGGTACGGTCGCTCCCATCGGGTACAGATTGGTCTTGATCAATGCCTAGAAATCGCAGTGCCTTGGAGCGATTTACATCTACAGCCTGATTGGCCCCTAGAGTTAGTGGTCGTTTTATCTAAACACGGTGAGTTCGTTGAACACCTGCCTGATAATACGTTGGTGCCCTTGCAAGTGCCTTAG
- the speE gene encoding polyamine aminopropyltransferase produces MNSLGRHILVEFYGGSAEVLNDVLLIETNMLRAAKESGATIITSQFHRFPPIGVSGFIVLQESHFAIHTWPEYGYAALDLFTCGMSVNPWIAYEILKAAFQADHGSALELNRGQLHLLETEDVDFKRPEDVAAYEYSDPQEKRTVWFTDRNDNIALSIRHRGGWIFREKSPYQTVEVLDTFEYGKMLVIDNMVMCSEGDEKAYHEMIVHVPMLTYSARKVLVIGGGDGGSVREILRHPQVEEVTLVEIDEVVIKAAREHLPSLSSALDHPKLNLLIGDGIEYLAAAADESYDLIIIDSSDPVGCSAPLFTKEFYLQVHRVLKSGGILVAQSESPRFNQPKFVELYQDLGAIFGASQVHCYLAFISTYPTGMWSFAYCSKNGPHPIQGFDSPKAQQFSQDHQLAYYNPGIHQAAFCLPTFVKDMITVEQPVLI; encoded by the coding sequence ATGAATTCACTTGGAAGACATATCTTAGTTGAGTTTTATGGCGGCTCTGCCGAAGTCCTGAACGATGTTCTCCTGATCGAGACCAATATGTTGAGAGCGGCTAAGGAATCAGGCGCGACCATTATTACCTCCCAATTTCATCGGTTTCCGCCCATTGGCGTCTCCGGCTTTATCGTGCTCCAAGAAAGCCATTTTGCCATCCATACTTGGCCAGAGTATGGCTATGCCGCTCTAGATTTATTTACCTGCGGCATGTCCGTTAATCCCTGGATCGCCTATGAAATTTTGAAAGCAGCGTTTCAAGCCGATCATGGGTCAGCTTTAGAGTTAAACCGAGGGCAACTCCATTTGCTGGAAACAGAAGATGTAGACTTCAAGCGCCCTGAAGACGTTGCTGCCTATGAATATTCGGATCCACAGGAGAAACGCACTGTCTGGTTTACGGATCGCAATGACAATATTGCCCTATCCATTCGACATCGAGGCGGATGGATCTTCCGAGAAAAATCACCTTACCAAACTGTAGAAGTCCTTGATACCTTCGAATACGGCAAAATGCTAGTGATCGACAATATGGTCATGTGCAGCGAAGGGGATGAAAAAGCCTATCACGAGATGATTGTCCATGTGCCGATGCTCACATACTCTGCGCGCAAAGTACTGGTAATTGGCGGTGGTGATGGCGGTAGCGTCCGGGAAATTTTGCGTCATCCCCAAGTAGAAGAGGTCACCCTAGTCGAAATTGATGAGGTAGTAATCAAAGCCGCCAGAGAACATCTGCCCAGCCTATCCTCGGCCCTCGACCACCCCAAACTGAATCTGTTGATTGGCGATGGGATTGAGTATCTGGCAGCGGCCGCCGATGAGTCCTACGACCTGATTATTATTGATTCCTCCGACCCAGTCGGATGTTCTGCACCCCTGTTTACCAAAGAGTTTTATCTCCAGGTACACCGAGTTTTAAAGTCAGGTGGAATTCTGGTGGCCCAAAGCGAATCCCCCCGGTTTAATCAACCCAAATTTGTGGAACTTTATCAGGACTTAGGTGCAATTTTTGGGGCCTCTCAGGTTCACTGCTATTTGGCCTTTATCTCTACTTATCCCACTGGAATGTGGAGCTTTGCCTATTGCTCCAAAAATGGTCCACATCCAATTCAGGGTTTCGACTCACCAAAAGCCCAGCAGTTTTCCCAGGACCATCAACTGGCCTACTACAATCCTGGCATTCACCAAGCGGCTTTTTGCTTACCCACCTTCGTCAAAGACATGATTACGGTAGAGCAGCCTGTGCTGATCTGA